From Cryptococcus neoformans var. neoformans B-3501A chromosome 6, whole genome shotgun sequence, the proteins below share one genomic window:
- a CDS encoding hypothetical protein (Match to ESTs gb|CF190385.1|CF190385, gb|CF185909.1|CF185909, gb|CF194445.1|CF194445): MADPSNHVSRNLHRTYRITPIQQPLRSAAFEKAYLSRLPLSPPLIIQLDCWDARGEQIIPYDELPFLVCHLSLETQNGQDAAIVTSPDTAPVSMLYGTLVATPAEMDDQTGAQGVYFVFPDVSVRHVGRFRLKALLMRITGGPAVHVSVTRTFEIVHTKDYIAPPVTTLTKHFDSQGIVRFGLPRYQ, from the exons ATGGCGGACCCCTCTAATCATGTTTCTCGAAATTTGCATAG AACGTATCGCATCACTCCTATACAACAACCTCTGAGATCAGCGGCGTTCGAAAAAGCTTACCTTTCTCGAttacctctttccccccCATTGATAATACAATTGGACTGTTGGGATGCTCGAGGAGAGCAGATAATTCC TTATGACGAGCTTCCGTTTCTAGTGTGCCACCTTTCTCTTGAAACTCAAAATGGACAGGATGCTGCGATAGTGACATCTCCTGACACCGCGCCCGTGTCGATGCTGTACGGCACTCTTGTTGCTACGCCTGCCGAAATGGACGACCAAACGGGTGCACAAGGCGTTTACTTTGTGTTTCCGGATGTGAGCGTCCGCCACGTCGGCAGATTCCGTTTAAAAGCTTTGCTGATGAGAATCACTGG GGGACCAGCGGTGCATGTCTCTGTGACTCGCACGTTTGAAATTGTTCACACCAAGGACTACATTGCGCCTC CCGTAACCACTCTCACGAAACATTTTGACTCTCAAGGGATTGTACGCTTCGGTCTGCCTCGTTATCAGTAA